TTTTTCATCGATATCGTGATCAAcactgaggtcctcctcgagcgtggaccgcGAAAAAGAGCATATGGACTGCAGCATCGCGATCCAAGCTCAAGCGAGGACTGTGAGGATTGGTGAACCACTATAATACacaatgttatattactatattattataatattatattacatcacaataatattatactatatcatatatttatgtattaatatatgttatattttattatgatttgttgtataatattatgcaatgtcctttatagcaattttgtcatacaaaagtactttttcagtttttttacaaacacatattaaagtatcacagcattttagaaatgtaattatcaaacagcaaatagctttttataaaaattctacTTCAGAaaactctacttccaacagctctactttcaaaagctctacttccaacagctcctcCAAATAGAGCCTAAGCAGACAGGGCAGCCTCAATGTCTTGTAGCCTGAGGGTAACAGCTCTCTTGTGGGCCTCGAGGCCTTCAACTTCTGCCATCTTGGCCACATGGGGGCCGAGCCTTTGCAGTCCTTCCTCTGTAAGAGACTGCACAGTAAAGTATTTGAGGAAGGAGTTCAGTGAGACCCCACTGTACATCTTAGCATACCCATAAGTTGGAAGGACATGATTCGTCCCACTCGCATAGTCGCCCACACTTTCCGGCGTCCATTGCCCTAGAAACACCGAGCCTGCAACAACATATTTACAATTGTCATTTGCTCAATCAGCGAATTACATACTTAGCTACTACTACTACATGATTATTTGATGCCTCGTAATAGATGTGTTGCAATTTTGAACCCCAATGCCTCAGCATACAGGATTGGAGACCACAGTCAAGATGatatttcttctttaaaaacatacAAGAAGGCAATCTGTCAGTATAGCAAAGATGACAACTCCTCAAATCATCTGATAACTACCTGCATTCTGAATGAGACTCTCCCACCTCTCTGCATCTTTGACATTAATGATCAAATGCTCAGGAGCATACAAATTTGAGAAAGAGATTGCCTGCAAAAAGATGAAGAGATAGTTCAACTCATTCATTAAACTTCAAGACCTCAAAAAATGAAATTCAGCCAAAGTCTGCGGAAATCAATGCTTCAACTGCCATTTGAACAGCCAAGGCATAATGACCGTTCCAGATCCAGGAGTAAGAATTCATTGTGTAATAGATTGTAACATAAACTTACTTGACTGGGTCAGTACACCCGTCCGGTCACATACAGCAAAAAAAATCATAGGTGTCATATTCATACATAGGACAAGACTTTCACTATGACCAAACAAAGTAAGCTTTTAAAGCCAACACTGTGGTAATCACCAGAGGTGGCCGATCAAACTAAGGAGACTGCAACAATATCATGTCAGCTTAATCATACATATGCACCTATGCTTGTTTGAGAAAATAACATAGACCTTTCCCATTCTATCTTTTCATTCTGAATTAATGACGACAGAATTAAAATGTTGCACTTATGAACAAACAATGATGGGGTGCCAAACCAACCTCAGTCATATCTTGGGCAAACACGGTGAAGCTATGGCTGAGGGCTTTTGAAGCAAATTCTCCTCTTGGAAGGCTTGCACATTGTTTGCTAAGTTCAGCTTCGATGGCACCGAGATCCACATCATGTCCAACAATAACAAGAACCACCTGACTATCTGGTCCATGTTCTGCCTGAAAAATCAGTAGAGCATCCAGTTAGAACATAGTCTGCCACACAACTAAGAACCAATCATCAGATCACATAATCGAGCACAAAACTCATAGAATTTGGAATATTTAAAATAAGAAAGTCCTGAACTAACATATAATCACTATTGTGCCAAAAGATATATAATCACTAAAAGTGAGTTACTTGTTTGATCATATAGCTTTATTTATCAGCCTTCTGCAATACCAGTTTTAGTGAACAAGattaatctactaatattaaataggATGACAACTTCTTAAACCTCAAACATGCCatgtgaaaataaataaataaatattccaGCATGTTCAAACAGAGGATTCTTCATGCCATCTCCATTAAACAAATTATAAGCAACTGATAAAATAAAACAGCAAAAGAAACATAAATACCTGAGATAGTAGATCTGCAGCTACATGAACTGGATTGGCATGCTTATCCGCAATAACCAAAACTTCTGAAGGGCCTGCAGGCATGTCGATAGAAACCATTGCTTCACTATTCTGCAGGGAAGAGAGAAAGCATAGCAAAGGGTGACATATTAATCTCCATTAGCAGTGAATGGGAAACTTTGACCTGGAACTGGAGGATTTGTTATAGCAGAGATCATTTAATCATAAACATGGTAAGGATATTTGGCCAGATAAAACTTTCAGGCCCTATGGAACCTTCCCCAAGCAGGAGCAAAAAATGTCACAGGGATTTAAAATAGATTAAAGAAGTCCGAGAAAGTTTTGTGAAGCTTTCTTAGTCTGAAAATGAAAATCAAGTGAAACAAAAGAAGATAATCCACTTCATATATAGGTCTAATCATCAATTTATTCTACAATCAATGACAAAAGAGGTTTAGACACATACTGATGTACTTTGAAAACCTTAAAAGCATATTGGGAGCTATTAGGGCCTGTTCGAATCATTCATCTTGTGCCCTCATACATTCCCACAAAGAAGGGAAGtgattttttttgatgcaagagaaaaaaagatgcaatgatgaaggccGCAAAGCACAATCCCGAAATTTAAGGACTGCTCAGAATGACCTTCTAAAAGGAAGGTGACATCCCTAAAATAATGAGGTTGTGCAACTAAGGCTCCCCAAACTGCCACTTTTCTCTGACCTCATCAGTTTCCATGCATATGATCTCAGGACATGAGACCCAGGCATCCTAATACACCTTTAAGGTCTCAAAAACataaagaaaataatagagaagaaaagaaaactgaaGAAAGAAGGTATACCTGGAGTATCATTTTTGCAGCTGTAACATATTGATTTCCTGGCCCAAAAATTTTATCCACCTGCATGATATCATACACCTTAGTTTTCCAACAAATATCTGATTCACAACAATGATCATGTTAAAGAAGTGCTTTAGAAAAACCATCTATCAGAAGTAAACAGAATATGTATATTAGCACATTGAAGATACATCATAAAGAACATGATGTAGATTATTTAATTCCAATGTATCAACTACTTAAATTTCCTGTAATTATTGAATCACATTAACCAACTCCATTGAGAATAGATTAACCTAGGATAAACTAATGGCACCTTGTTAATGCACATATCTGCATTTGTATGATTGGCAAAGGTGGGAAATTTTGTTACATGAAAAATTTTAGTAACAATAAAAGCAGAAAGAAGCCCTCGTGAAAGAAAAGCATTAGAAAGTAGGAGTCCCTGACTCCTTGTAAGACAGCAGGATAAAACTTTAGGATTCCCTCCTATAATGACTAGAAGGAATATCATTCCATGCTTAGAAGTTACTTCTCCGATAGAATTTGTTCCAGAATATTCATGTGCAAATGAAATTATTGGTTTGTAAACCTCCAAGAATGGTCAAACTGGAAGAAGaatatttaaaaccttggaGTTGAAAAGATTTTATTAATAATCATGGGAAAACTGCCAGCCACATGTGCATTTAAATGTGAATGAAATCAACGATTTCATGACTACCATATCATAGATACTGAAAAGAAGTACCTTCGGACATGATGCAGTGCCCCAAGCCATGGCTGAGATAGCCTGTAGTTATGATAAAATAAGATCTGCTGACTAAAAGAATATGGAGCATATTCGCATTAAAAAGGTTTTCCCAAAATCCTTTTACCTGAGCTCCGCCAGCTTTTAGTACGTGGGTCACACCTGCTTTCTTGGCACAATAAAGTACCTCCTACAAAAAAGggctatattttaatttatagtGGGGATGATAATAATTAGGTTTCCCAAGAAGGTTTACCTTGCAAACACTACCATCATGACTCGGGGGAGTAGCAAGAACAATAGTTTTGCACCCAGCAATCTGTGCAGGCTGGTGCAGAAAAGAAATCCAAAGTTAACCAGCTTGCTCACAGAGGCATCAAAGCCCACCATACAGTTGAACAGTTAAACTGATCTGGAGGAGGAGAACGAATACCACAGATAGCATCAAAGCAGTAGAGGGTAAGACTGCAGTCCCTCCTGGAACATAAAGCCCCACAGAGCCGATGCACCTTGCTATTCTTTTGCACCTAACACCCTATCCACATTCTTCACATGCAAATTGAATGGACACAAGAAAGCAAGGTAGCAAGGAGATTAATAGAAATCAATTGCTTACTTTCATTTTCTCAATATGCTTCTCAGGAACCCTTTGAGCGACATGAAATGCATAGATATTGTCATACGCCACATCAAATGCTTCCCTGACATCTGGATCAAGCTGCAGTAGACAAACAAATAATAATCATGCACGAATACCATGTAAAGGATTAAGCAAATAATGCCGATAATAAACATCGAAACACTAGATATATTTTATCAGATCACAAAAATATAactgatgcatgaacatatacTTATGACAACAGCAGCGAGATAATAAAGACCATTATTATGATTATAGAAACAATAAAGCATAAACATGCAAGAATAAGAGTTCGATACCATGCAATAAATCCATTATCTCTACTACTAGGATTTTAAATAAGgttatttatcattaaaaatGATAATTATACAAAGACAAGTAAAATATTAGAGCTGAATGCTTCAACACAGTGACATCTATGTGGCATCAGTATTCCTCCCATTTTAAACCTCTCACAATATCATTATCCATGTGGAGTGCGGCACACTACTGAacagaaaggaagaagagaaacataaaagcaaaaaaaattccCACATGGAAGTCACCCAACCACCAAAATTAGAGCAGCACAAGAGTATTGGTTATAAATCACATTTACCTGCATACATCAAAACTTCAAGCTACTCAAGCTGCTTTCCCAAAAGAACTATTTCAGGCACCAATATTCTAGAAATATCTTCATGAAAACTAATTTTACCAGAAGTTTGTATCTCATTTCTTCTCATAACTAACAGAAACATGCAGTATGATCTCAAATGTTGTGCCACTCTGTAGGCTCGAATAACTCAACTCCTACAAGTGTTAAAAGAAGATTCAACTCCTACAGTTCAATGGAACTAACAATGTTATAACATTTTCCAAGTTTctctttcaaaaaatattttctaattttatgtaTAACGTTTCCACAAATACAAAACTAACTCTAACCACAAAACACAAATAGAGAAACCAACAGATAGATAAACAATAGTTACTATACAGAGCATTAGTCAACATATATCCCACATGAGTGTTCCTTCATAGGTTCTACTAGAACAATGATTCTTTCCTACCCCCTGACCACACACTACGGGTAGCCTCGTGAACTTGTCTACTTAAAATTAGGGGCAGGCAGCACATGGATGGTTGACTTTTAGGCTTAGAAGGAGGCCTGGAGGCCAGGTTTGTTAAGCTATATGATCTAAAGAACAACagcaaaaatataaaatttcaagtTCGCTGCTTCCTTCTATCCACACTCATTGTAGATGAACTTACTGTCGATTTCTAGGAAGGTGTAATATGGTATTTATTATTTGCCGATAATGCATTGGCTAATGTAAAATGGATAAATGCTAAATTGGAATCatggaaaaaatatttgagGATAAGGGCTTAAAAATTAATGGAACAAAAGCAGAACATTTGAAATGCAATTTCAGTGAAAATAGAAACAAAAGTGAGGTCCCACTTAAGATGGACAAATGAGGGATGCCACAAAGTGGAAGATTTTATTATCTAGGGTCTATTTTACAAGATAATTGGTGGATGGATGAAGACATATGTAGTAGAACTAGAGTCGGTTAATTGAAGTTGAGAAGTGCTTCTGGGGTGCTATGTGATCCACATAGATCTTGATTAAAGAGAAAATTGTATGGCTCAAAATGTTGTAAAAGGTGTCTAGGAAAATAAGTTGAATTTGGCTAAATGAGAATGCTGAGAtggatttaataaaaataacaagGACAAATTGAAAAATAAGGATGTTTGATGAGATGTAGAAGTTGCACAAATTAAGGAAAGAATGACAGAGAACTAATTGAGATGGTATCTGCCCATATAAAAGAAGATCTGATAGGCTTTAGGAAGAAGACTTCAACGTTTGTTGGTAGATGgaggaagtggagggaaagaCCTAAAAGATAAGATAGATGGGAGTTCTAGGAAaggatatataaaaaataacatTAGAGGTAGCAACTAAATTGGCACAATTGGCAAACATGGAACCATAAAGCCAACCCAAATATTGGGGACCATCCATCCACTCCTCTTGAGAATGGCATTCTATCTATAATGGCTTCTTTGATAGCCCTCAATGGGCAAGTTGGACAGCATATGGCATTCACTagtcttaataaaaaaaagaataaaaatggaTGATGTTTCCAAAGGACTAACCATGCAATTTGTCTATACATCTTTAAATTTTTAGTTAACAAGGGATCTGTAATGGAGGTCAagtgaaaagaaagagaaatctcAATTATATTGGTTGCAAGAAGGAAGTAATGATGAAGAATAATACATCCTCTATGTAATTAAAGACTTGATTTCCACTTCCCGAAAGATTGAGAGTTTTCTACAAACCACCTATAGATAGTTccatttcctttctttcttcctttcctaaaAGTGGTGACATGTTTGTTAGCTATAAGTATCTCTTCCAATATCCGTTCATGACATAAAGGCATTGGcatctcttaaaaaaaaatcttagcatGATACATAATGCCTCAGATACAATTCTTAGATTAAAACCTTCTCTTCTATCAGCATGTTATAATCAATAAAATCATATcataaaagataaatatataaaatcaatTTCATAGTTATGAAACCTAATATGCAAAAATTTAGTAGCAATTTGACTTAATAATAGGAAAACCAATCTTTCCTTCAAAATAAACAATttgataaataaacaaataaactgCAGCATTTATAGATATGGCTTGCACATTTCATATGAACTACTAAACTTTCaagacaaattatcctaaagtAGAAGAATAACATTTCTAACTTTCAAGACAAATTATCTTATCATAAAAGAATAACACTTCTGCCACCAACtgtaagaaagaaaatgtatttCTATTAAAACTTCAGTTGACAATAGGTGCATATTTGGTTCTCAGTAACAACCATGCAGTCAGAATCACCCTACCTCGGGATCTGGAAGATTGGAAACAAACTCAACTACTTGATCCAATACAACTTTGTCAAATTTTGCAGTATAACTGGGACACAGGAAAAAAGATACAAGTCTCAACACTGGCCTCCTGGTCAATTAGTAACTCCAAtaatactttaaaaaaaaagataataggaAGATATAATATAAAAGCATATTAAAGAAAGACCCACTCTATAACTGCAGCATCACCTCTAATCCGGACATCATCCACAATTGGGTTTACCTAATTAAGGAAAGGGGCAATATATTCATCAAGATCAGACTAAAACTTTCTTATTGAAGTGAAAGTTTCTTCATGTTGAAGAGATTAAGTAAACTTACAGTACTAAAAATGGAAGTGAAATCAATACGAGGACGAGCTTTGAGGCCTTCAACCTCAGCATGACTAAGCTCTGAAAGCCTGTAAGATTTCATGGAACACCTAGTACTTTGACCTCTATATCCTGTAACAATAATTAATACATATTACAACATCAATCACTGGAACTGCATAGTGTTGTATTTATTTGCGAAAAATATGTGTCGCAGATAGTGGTACCATACTGATGTTTTACAGATTAAAAAAGGGGAGAGAGATGTGTTCAAAGTCATTCAAGTGTTTCTCAAAAGGGAAGAGgccaaaaaaacaagaaaagaaaaagaaaacaagaacaaGCTAAGGTGACTAAAGAGTTCCTAGAACAGCATTATTATCTACTATTAAAACTTCCGCTCAAAAATATCTACTACTAAAACCAAGCAGCTCAAACACAAAAATTAACAATAGAGAGCAGAATACACCTTGCGACAAACAACATGACTGATATCTTCTATGCTTAGGGACACTGAATATTCGAAAATGACGAGTAACGTGTGTGTCAATAAATTGATTAGTCTTTATCAAAGGCAAAATGGCAGTGTCCATCACAACCTTATACCCTGCATATCATATACGAAAAAGAAAAGGTAatcagaaagaaaaattatacaAGTGCAGCCAGATTTTCACCAATTCATTACTGATCAATTTAACTAAACGAAAGATTGTAAGTGATATCGCAACCTCCAGATTCACATCTTAGTAACAATTCCTTCATGTAAAGTGTATTTCTGTAGGAAGTATGAGGAATGATGATGCTAAGGGTCTGATTGGGTAGTTAACCCAAGGGATTAAAAGGTTACAGGACTCAGATTCTCATCCTATAAGATCAGACTCGATATCCCATAAGTGAAATTCAACATAGATTGTCAACCCTTTCTTGTGTTTGGACACAAGGAATTCATCAAGCAGTTGGAGTATTATATATGTAAATGCAATTAAATTAATAAAGGAAAGAGATTAAATTAAGTTTACATAATATTGAAATCCAAACAAAGAAAAGCAATTCATAAAACAGGCAATAGTAATTGTACTGTTGAGTAATTAATTCAAACATCTGCTATTCAATCAAAGCGCTTcccctcaaaaaaagaaaaagtttcaAACAGATGGAAGGAAACAGAGAGAAGACAGCCGGTGATTGTGATTGAGAAGCGACCATGGTGGGAGAAGATGAGAGGAAAGGGTTGGAGTGACGGAGAGAAGGGAAGTAGAGGAGGATGTGCAGGCAGGTGGTGATGATGCAAATACCAATTTCCATCAGACATGGAAACCCAAAGTATAGTAGAATTCAAGCATTTTAAAAGGAAATCCCAAAGATAAGCTCAGAATACTCAGAATTTCAATCTCAAGTACAAAACATTGGATTTTTTTGGGTAACTGTACTGTGTTAATGAATTGCAGCAAAATTTTCCAGCCATTAGGTATGTGATTGCTATCTGTGGACCTAAACTACTATCAGAAATGCATCAAATTTCAATAGAATCCTTAATACTTATCCTTTTTATCAAGAAAGAGATCAAAAAATCCCACTAGAAGAACAATACACAAGATCAATAAACTAAGGCATTTGAAGCTAACTAAAAGCtttaaatagaaaaattaaaCACTGCATTTCCGGGAGACAAGCTACAGAAATCTAATCTTTTTAATTGAGAaagatttaataaaaaatattcttgaattggaaaaaaaatggtTTGCATGTCTCATGAGAATGAAAAGAGATGATTCCAATCAGGATGGGCTAGTGAAGAATGAAAGGAGTTGCCTCAAGAAGAGGGGATGGCGGCGCCCGCAGAGGCAGCGACAGGCAGCAGAGGGCTGGGAAGGATTAGTGGAAGCGAGGGAGGTCTCCACTCGCCACCCGGTCTCTAAGAGTAGGGGTGTGCATGGTTTGGATCAGGTTGGTCCAGAGGTATTCTTGAAATCGAACCAACTTAAATCAGTTTTTTAAAATCGAAACCAAACCAACTTAAATAAGTTTCTTAAAATCGAAACCGAACCGACAATATGCTAAAACTGGTTCAAACTGACCCCCAAAAAAATTCAGTTTGGTTCAGCTCGGTATAACGGGTGGTGGGCTAAATGAGCTTATATCAAATAGGCAGCTAAATGGGATGTGCTAAATGAACTTCGATCCATTTTAGTTTAAATGGGCTAAATGGTCTTATCACTCAGCTTCATTGAggcttgaaattaatttttgattggaTCCAGGCTCCCTTGAGCTCGAGTGATTACACCTCTTGATTGGAACAGCATGGAAGACTAAAGTGATTTTTTTGATAATAAACAtcaagattttcttttcttaacaatGATCAAGTTTCTCATTTAATGTTTGatcctctaaagctataaacttTATGCCTGGCATCGTAATACCCACACCGCTCCACCATAGCATAATTACTCGCACGATGGAAACTCGATCCAAAATTTGCTTTCCTCTCTCAAAACATCTTGACATCTCTCAAAACATCTTGACAAAAGACTATCAATCCACTGTATATCATGATCATTCATGATCAGTGGCTTAAGACTAAAAGCTTGTTTAGATGCACAATGGATTTTTTAATGTCCATGGACTACCCGATCCTAAAAGGGTGAGCCTCCATTGACAATGGATTTTTTTATGTCCGTCAAATCTCTTGATTGCAaaacattttctgtttttgagcGCATACACACCCTAGAATCAGGTACCACCAAGAGGGGGATTTCATGCGATGCGAAGCAGGATCGAGAGATTTCGGGGGATTATAGCGGACCGGTGGCGGCAGCGGCTGTGCTAGCGGCCGGGAAGGGGCCGGGGGCGGAGATGATATGGGGAAGAAGGATGGCGGAGCGGTGTGGGTCCATGGTTCCATGGTTCTACGAAActtaggaagaagaagagaagaggaaaggagAAGAGATCTCACCTGACTACGTGAGCAAGGGgttggagggggagggagacgaGGTAGAGAAGGCGGTCCGAAGAGCAGAGCAGGCGAAGGGCGTCCCGAGCGGCGAAGTCGAAGGAGACTGGGAAATGCGTTTATATCTcgcattaaaaattattttctcatataaatatatatatatatatatatatatatatatatatatatatatattcagcttTGCTTTTATTTAGCCTGGGGTCAAGCTCTCCTAGAGGGGAATCCGGGGAGAAGATTTCAAAAACTGTGCTTTAAAGGGCAGTCTCACTACTGACTAGATCTGGCGATATACCTACTTGACTAACTAGGCTTTTGATGCAAAAAAGACAAAACGGGATTGAATTTCCGGAAGGAAGGTTAGATACCTGCTTGTATTTTTGGTTGAAATGGAATGGTCTTCAAACTCCCGAGATGCAGTCTCGACTGCGGGCTCTCCCCTTTCTGACTGGAATCGCTGGTGTCGGATATCGGAGCCTTGGAATTAATTAGCAAAGAAATTCCGTGTTAAGGGCGTCGATCTCTCCCCTATTCATATTAAGATGATTAGAGCTGCGACTCACGTGTGTGTGTAGATATataggggattgataacctactccatgttatggtaggttatcaatctactcatttttttctaagataaaAAATACCCTTAGCTTTTATAACTCTTAAGagtattttatatctttttacAATCCCAtattaactcaccctctcagACCCCTAATTAATactcactctatatatatatatatatatatatatatatatatatgtatatatatatgtatatatatatgtatatatatatgtatatatatatgtatatatatatatatgtatatatatatgtatatatatatatgtatatatatgtatatatatatatgtatatatatatgtatatatatatgtatatatatgtatatatatatatatgtatatatatgtatatatatatgtatatatatatatatatgtatatacatatatatagatatatatatatatatatacatatatatagatatatatatgtatatatatagatatagatatatatatatatgtatatagatatagatatatatatatatatatatatacaatatatatatacatatatatatatatatacaatatatatatacatatatatatatatatacaatatatatatatatatgtatatatatatacgtatatatgtatatctatatatacgtatatatatatgtatatatatacgtatatatatatgtatatatacgtatatatatatacgtatatatatacgtatatatatatacgtgtatatatatacgtatatatatacgtattgttgctggtggtccaaaccgtgaacgattggcactgcggtgtgaacggggttccgtctgagttgtcttggttggtgttggttgcgctccaccttccgccaagaaacctgcaaacaagccttgcaccaccaccagggtggtgatggccctccgacggtcaagtcagaggagattggaggaggaggagagatgataatcgcaagtaagagagtgctctgggagatattgctcacctcccccccttttctccccccagccgcatatatacctggctggggggtctctcaggggggttcgttatcgtggggcacgatggtgtggccactgacatggccgttacagggcgtcgtggagcagcaccgggtacggccacgtcagggcatagtggggctccgctttgtacggctgatgcaggagatcgtggagcagcatcggatacagccgttgcagggagtagtggagcaggaggccgcggcgtgcctctggggaatagcctgtcgttatcaagagatctccgactcggggtcggagcgctggatcaaggggcagccgactcggggtcgggctgcggagccgaggatatccgactcggggtcggagcgctggatcaaggggcagccgactcggggtcgggctgcggagccgaggatatccgactcggggtcggattgctggatcaaagggcagccgactcggggtcgggctgcggagccgaggacgtccgactcggggtcggagcgctggatcaaagggcagccgactcggggtcgggctgcggagccgaggatatccgactcggggtcgggaacgtcgggctcgtccgcaggaggtagggaagcagcaggagaaccagcaggcaatagcgccggagaggagtcgagaagggaaatctcgctcaggtcaacttcggggtacttagccgacacccttgccaggccctcctcgaagcctaagataaaggcttcggcccccgcgtccgacgcgtcacggacaaactcgtcggactgacgataggtctgtactgcctccgacatatcatgagcgaactcggcggactggcgataagcctctaccgcctgacgcccgatttccgcactcctctcggccagcgccgcctctgcccgctccataatctgggctttcgcctccaagaccttcgccacaatccggccttccgcctcggtggagaccctcagcagctcagcccgagcctccttgtgcttcgcttcggcagcaatgcgagcagcctcagcctccgtcaggcgcgaatgaagctcctgatcgctcgcacgggacttctccaaggccgactccaattcgcccagcttagcttcaagagaccggattcggttgcgggcgttgtcggctgaccgctgggccttctcccacctctcccgg
This portion of the Phoenix dactylifera cultivar Barhee BC4 chromosome 11, palm_55x_up_171113_PBpolish2nd_filt_p, whole genome shotgun sequence genome encodes:
- the LOC103710491 gene encoding histidinol dehydrogenase, chloroplastic isoform X2; the encoded protein is MKSYRLSELSHAEVEGLKARPRIDFTSIFSTVNPIVDDVRIRGDAAVIDYTAKFDKVVLDQVVEFVSNLPDPELDPDVREAFDVAYDNIYAFHVAQRVPEKHIEKMKGVRCKRIARCIGSVGLYVPGGTAVLPSTALMLSVPAQIAGCKTIVLATPPSHDGSVCKEVLYCAKKAGVTHVLKAGGAQAISAMAWGTASCPKVDKIFGPGNQYVTAAKMILQNSEAMVSIDMPAGPSEVLVIADKHANPVHVAADLLSQAEHGPDSQVVLVIVGHDVDLGAIEAELSKQCASLPRGEFASKALSHSFTVFAQDMTEAISFSNLYAPEHLIINVKDAERWESLIQNAGSVFLGQWTPESVGDYASGTNHVLPTYGYAKMYSGVSLNSFLKYFTVQSLTEEGLQRLGPHVAKMAEVEGLEAHKRAVTLRLQDIEAALSA
- the LOC103710491 gene encoding histidinol dehydrogenase, chloroplastic isoform X1 — translated: MDTAILPLIKTNQFIDTHVTRHFRIFSVPKHRRYQSCCLSQGYRGQSTRCSMKSYRLSELSHAEVEGLKARPRIDFTSIFSTVNPIVDDVRIRGDAAVIDYTAKFDKVVLDQVVEFVSNLPDPELDPDVREAFDVAYDNIYAFHVAQRVPEKHIEKMKGVRCKRIARCIGSVGLYVPGGTAVLPSTALMLSVPAQIAGCKTIVLATPPSHDGSVCKEVLYCAKKAGVTHVLKAGGAQAISAMAWGTASCPKVDKIFGPGNQYVTAAKMILQNSEAMVSIDMPAGPSEVLVIADKHANPVHVAADLLSQAEHGPDSQVVLVIVGHDVDLGAIEAELSKQCASLPRGEFASKALSHSFTVFAQDMTEAISFSNLYAPEHLIINVKDAERWESLIQNAGSVFLGQWTPESVGDYASGTNHVLPTYGYAKMYSGVSLNSFLKYFTVQSLTEEGLQRLGPHVAKMAEVEGLEAHKRAVTLRLQDIEAALSA